The Polyodon spathula isolate WHYD16114869_AA chromosome 13, ASM1765450v1, whole genome shotgun sequence genome includes a region encoding these proteins:
- the LOC121325622 gene encoding polyadenylate-binding protein 2-B-like isoform X2, which yields MADNRHYADEGLGLLEGEFTGGHNVEDPELEAIKARVREMEEEAEKLKEVQYETEKHLIMSPQASGVFYPMTAEEKVDADNRSVYVGNVDYGSTADELEIHFNGCGPVNRVTILCDKFSGHPKGFAYIEFSDRDSVKTAMALDETLFRGRIIKVLPKRTNMPGISSTDRGSQRGGRLRGRGFRSSRYNSSGYQPRQRGRSFRGGGRIPTWYSPY from the exons ATGGCGGACAATAGGCATTATGCTGACGAAGGGCTCGGTCTTCTGGAAGGGGAGTTTACGGGGGGCCATAATGTTGAAGACCCC GAGTTGGAGGCCATCAAAGCCAGGGTTCGTGAAATGGAGGAAGAAGCAGAGAAACTGAAAGAAGTACAGTATGAAACTGAGAAACATCTGATAATGAGCCCACAAGCAAGCG GTGTGTTCTACCCAATGACTGCTGAAGAGAAGGTGGATGCTGATAACAGATCGGTCTATGTGGGCAAT gtGGATTATGGATCGACTGCAGATGAGCTGGAAATTCACTTCAACGGCTGTGGTCCAGTCAATCGTGTGACAATTCTGTGTGACAAATTCTCCGGACATCCTAAGGG GTTTGCATACATTGAGTTTTCAGACCGGGACTCTGTGAAGACAGCCATGGCTCTGGATGAGACACTGTTTAGGGGTAGAATCATAAAG GTGCTTCCAAAAAGGACCAACATGCCTGGGATCAGCTCCACGGACAGGGGGAGTCAAAGGGGTGGGCGCTTGAGGGGGCGGGGCTTCCGCTCCTCCAGATACAACAGCAGCGGCTACCAGCCAAGACAGCGGGGCCGCTCCTTCAG gggAGGTGGAAGAATCCCAACTTGGTATTCTCcttattaa
- the LOC121325622 gene encoding polyadenylate-binding protein 2-B-like isoform X1, with product MADNRHYADEGLGLLEGEFTGGHNVEDPELEAIKARVREMEEEAEKLKEVQYETEKHLIMSPQASGVFYPMTAEEKVDADNRSVYVGNVDYGSTADELEIHFNGCGPVNRVTILCDKFSGHPKGFAYIEFSDRDSVKTAMALDETLFRGRIIKVLPKRTNMPGISSTDRGSQRGGRLRGRGFRSSRYNSSGYQPRQRGRSFRSALPQSGARVST from the exons ATGGCGGACAATAGGCATTATGCTGACGAAGGGCTCGGTCTTCTGGAAGGGGAGTTTACGGGGGGCCATAATGTTGAAGACCCC GAGTTGGAGGCCATCAAAGCCAGGGTTCGTGAAATGGAGGAAGAAGCAGAGAAACTGAAAGAAGTACAGTATGAAACTGAGAAACATCTGATAATGAGCCCACAAGCAAGCG GTGTGTTCTACCCAATGACTGCTGAAGAGAAGGTGGATGCTGATAACAGATCGGTCTATGTGGGCAAT gtGGATTATGGATCGACTGCAGATGAGCTGGAAATTCACTTCAACGGCTGTGGTCCAGTCAATCGTGTGACAATTCTGTGTGACAAATTCTCCGGACATCCTAAGGG GTTTGCATACATTGAGTTTTCAGACCGGGACTCTGTGAAGACAGCCATGGCTCTGGATGAGACACTGTTTAGGGGTAGAATCATAAAG GTGCTTCCAAAAAGGACCAACATGCCTGGGATCAGCTCCACGGACAGGGGGAGTCAAAGGGGTGGGCGCTTGAGGGGGCGGGGCTTCCGCTCCTCCAGATACAACAGCAGCGGCTACCAGCCAAGACAGCGGGGCCGCTCCTTCAGGTCAGCATTGCCACAGTCGGGGGCTCGGGTGTCCACATGA
- the trappc2l gene encoding trafficking protein particle complex subunit 2-like protein, whose product MMRFLPVTNMAVCIAVIAKENYPLYIRSIPTENELKFHYTVHTSLDVVEEKISAVGKALVDQRELYLGLLYPTEDYKVYGYVTNSKVKFVIVVDSSNTALRDNEIRSMFRKLHNSYTDVMCNPFYNPGDPIQSKAFDNMVSAMMVQVC is encoded by the exons ATGATGAGGTTTCTTCCAGTTACCAACATGGCGGTGTGTATTGCTGTCATCGCAAAAGAG AATTATCCTCTGTACATCCGGAGCATCCCCACGGAGAATGAGCTGAAGTTCCACTACACTGTGCACACCTCCCTGGATGTGGTGGAGGAGAAGATCTCGGCTGTGGGGAAGGCGCTTGTGGACCAAAGGGAGCTCTACCTGGGGCTGCTCTATCCAACCGAAGATTACAAAGT ATATGGTTATGTCACTAACTCCAAAGTAAAGTTTGTGATTGTAGTGGACTCCTCAAACACAGCGCTCCGAGACAATGAGATACGCAGT ATGTTCCGAAAGCTTCATAACTCATATACGGATGTGATGTGTAACCCCTTCTATAACCCTGGCGATCCCATTCAATCAAA GGCATTTGATAACATGGTTTCAGCCATGATGGTGCAAGTATGCTGA
- the galns gene encoding N-acetylgalactosamine-6-sulfatase translates to MDFKFIESSLILICSFVCSCTSNVLSNGSAPNIIIMLMDDMGWGDLGVFGEPSKETPNLDRMAAEGMLFPNFYSANPLCSPSRAALLTGRLPIRNGFYSTNGHARNAYTPQQIVGGIPKEEILIPEMLKKAGYISKIIGKWHLGHRPQYLPLQHGFDEWFGAPNCHFGPYSSKEETPNIPVYNNSEMVGRYYEDFMINRKTGESNLTQLYLEEALSYIRRQAASHQRFFMYWAVDSTHAPVYASEKFIGKSQRGRYGDAVMEIDHSVGLILKELQTQGIAENTFVFFTSDNGAALMSGPLQAGSNGPFLCGKETTFEGGMREPAIAWWPGHIKAGQVSYQLGSVMDLFTTSLSLAGLQPPTDRELDGLDLTLVLLENRIIDRPIFYYRGNEMMAVRMGLYKAHYWTWSNSWEEFKKGIDFCPGQSIPIVTSHTQEEHTQQPIIFHLGRDLGEKYPISVSSAEYQAVLKQISPVVEKHRKELIPGMPQLNMCDLAVMNWAPAGCEKLGKCLKGPETNPWKCEWPH, encoded by the exons ATGGATTTTAAATTCATTGAAAGTAGTTTAATTCTAATCTGCAGTTTTGTATGTAGCTGTACGTCAAATGTATTGAGCAATGGGTCGGCTCCAAACATTATCATTATGCTTATGGATGAC ATGGGTTGGGGCGATCTGGGAGTGTTTGGTGAGCCTTCAAAGGAGACCCCGAATTTGGACCGGATGGCTGCAGAGGGAATGCTTTTTCCCAATTTCTACTCGGCAAACCCCCTTTGCTCTCCAT ccagAGCTGCTCTGCTAACCGGTCGTCTACCAATCAGGAACGGATTCTACAGCACCAATGGTCATGCGAGAAATG CATACACCCCCCAGCAGATTGTGGGAGGGATCCCAAAGGAGGAGATTCTGATTCCAGAAATGCTAAAGAAAGCTGGCTACATCAGTAAAATCATTGGTAAATg GCACCTGGGGCATAGGCCGCAGTACCTGCCCCTGCAGCACGGCTTTGACGAGTGGTTCGGGGCTCCAAACTGTCACTTCGGCCCCTACAGCAGCAAAGAGGAAACCCCAAACATCCCAGTGTACAACAACTCTGAAATGGTGGGAAG GTATTACGAAGACTTCATGATTAATAGGAAAACAGGGGAATCTAATCTCACACAGCTCTATCTAGAG GAAGCTCTCAGCTATATTAGGAGACAGGCCGCCTCCCATCAACGATTCTTCATGTACTGGGCAGTGGACTCCACCCATGCACCAGTCTACGCCTCGGAAAAATTCATTGGCAAAAGCCAGAGAGGGCG aTATGGAGACGCAGTGATGGAAATCGACCACAGTGTGGGGCTCATTCTGAAGGAGCTGCAGACCCAGGGAATCGCAGAAAACACCTTTGTCTTTTTCACGTCAGATAATGGTGCTGCTCTGATGTCGGGCCCTTTACAAG CTGGCAGCAATGGGCCTTTCCTGTGTGGGAAGGAGACAACATTTGAAGGTGGAATGAGAGAGCCAGCGATTGCATGGTGGCCTGGGCACATAAAAGCTGGGCAG GTCAGCTACCAGTTGGGGAGCGTGATGGACCTGTTCACCACCAGCCTTTCTCTGGCTGGACTGCAGCCTCCAACTGACAGGGAACTTGATGGCCTGGACCTGACCCTCGTCCTTCTGGAGAACCGCATCATTGACCG ACCCATCTTCTATTATCGTGGCAATGAGATGATGGCAGTGAGGATGGGGCTGTACAAGGCACATTACTGGACATGGAGCAACTCGTGGGAGGAGTTTAAGAAG GGGATCGATTTCTGTCCCGGGCAGAGCATACCCATAGTAACCAGCCACACGCAAGAAGAACACACCCAGCAGCCAATCATCTTCCACTTAGGGCGGGACCTGGGGGAGAAATATCCAATCAG TGTCAGCAGTGCTGAGTACCAGGCTGTGCTGAAGCAGATCTCCCCAGTGGTGGAGAAGCACAGGAAGGAGCTGATTCCAGGAATGCCACAGCTCAACATGTGTGACCTGGCAGTCATG AACTGGGCTCCTGCGGGCTGTGAGAAGCTGGGAAAGTGCCTCAAAGGTCCAGAGACCAATCCCTGGAAGTGTGAGTGGCCACACTGA